Sequence from the Nostoc sp. UHCC 0870 genome:
GTCTAGCCATTCCCATACAGAGTCTTTCAGGCGAATTTTAGACCGTTCTTTGTTCATGATCACCCTACCTTTTTGGCTAATGCCAACAGACCATTTACGTTTGCATCTACGGGATTTTCTAACAAGATAAATCCTTTTTTCTCCAACAGTTTCCCCACACCGGGCAACAGGCAACCACCACCAATACACCACACCTCATCACCTTCATGCTTGGATTCTGTAGCCTGTTCTAGTGGTTGTCGCAAGGATTGACTCAACCAATCTTTTACAGTGGTCAGATAAACAGATTTAAAATCAATCTGGCTTGAATATTTAGTGTGACCATTTTCAAGGGCATATCTAATCTTTGCAGGTATCCCCAATTTCCCACCGTTCAATGGTTTCATAGCCACAGTAAGCAACTCAATTAGGGATTGAACGCCATTAGGGTATGGTGTGTGAACTTCGCGCTTACCTTTAAAGTACCGACTATACAAAGTTGTCCCATTACCAAAATCTAATACTGTCAATCTCTCTGGGAGCTTCCGACCTACCAAAACACCCATACCTTCGGGTACAACTTTCAAAACCTCAACCTTAACAGTTGATTCCTTACCAGCCAAGATAGGGTTAAACTCACCTTCCAATACTTCCTTTAAGCGATCGCCTAAACTGGCATCGTGCAAACTGGTTACAAGTTTTAATTCCCAACTACGACGGTACGGCAGATGAGCGATCGCACCTAACAGGGTTATCTTGGCGTTGTTGATTTTATTATCATTGTGGTCTGAGTTTGCATTGAAGGTTGCGCCACTTCTATAAGCAGATTCCCCAACTGTATAGGCTTTACCATCTACTACTACCCTTCCTGCTACATCTTCCATATCCTCTTGGCTGATATAGCTAGGAATGCGGACTAAGGAGTGATCATCAATCTGTAGCTTTACACTACCGTACCCATTATCAAAGCCAGCATAGAAGTGCTTTCTGTTCCCGTGTTCCTTTGTACTCATGTCTGAACTCCTTTATTTTGTAGTTAAATCCAGTATAACCTATTTGGGTTACATTTGGGTTGTACTTGGGTTATATTTTTGAAATTTAGGTGAGGTACTACCCTCTAATAGCTGTAACCCTTATGGGTTATAGGTGGGGTATGCTTTGAGAGGCATCTTACAATTATCTGGGTTACATAGGCGAACATCTAGTAAATACATCAGAAACATTTTAGTTAACAGTTTGTAATTGAGTTTATGACCACTTTTAACTAATACTTTCTAACTACACCTATCAACTAACAGAAACTAAACACGGTATTTACTAACAGTTACTATCCACCTTTATAAATACCCTGCTGTAACCCTGCACCTGTATCTAATATTAAAAATTGGTAAAGTACCAACGAAACCAACCCTACCCACTATGTGTAAAATTTGGTTGCTTGCCAAGTACGTAAAATCAATACTTAGGAGCGATCGCACCAAAACCCCACCAAGGCACACCCAAAGTAATTTGGCAAGATAATTTACATCTTGCCAATACAATCTTTACAAAGTTTATGTTAGTTGGATCGGTTGTCACGAGCCACAAAAGTTTTACCACAGTCGTTACAAGAGTAGCGGTGACAGCCTGGCTTTTTAACTGAACTATGGCGACGGAAGTTTATAGAACTACAGTGAGGACATTCAATTTCTGGGTGTGAAACTGGCTTAACCTGGGGTACATATTGGGGTATTGAAATATTAGGTAAGGCTGGAGTAGCATCAAAACTCGATCTAATGACCCCTGCACCATCCCGCAATATACCTTTGTGTGCTGAGGGAATCTCTAAAAATGTACAGCGATCGCCCACTACTAGCAGTGCAATTCTGTGAGCATTCTCACCGGGAAGATTCAATGTCTCGTTTTTGGATCTAGCCCACTCAGAGAATTTCTCGTACTGTTTGAGTAACTCACGTTTTTTAGAGAGTGACCACCCCAAATCTTTATCGTGTTTGAGGGCAGTGCCGATCGCATCCTCGATAAAAAGCATTGAGCAGTTTTTCATAGCGTCCCATGTCCAGTGGTTCGCGCCAACTTCGCCAGATTGACCTATGAGAATTTGACGCTGTTTAGTGTGCCTGATGGCTGTCATGATTTCAGTTGCTGACTTCTTATCGTCGTCATCATGTTGTTTATCGAACTCGTCAAAAATGCCCAAGGTAAAGCGGTCTGTGATTGCTGGTCTTTTGGCTTGGCGGTCTTTATGTAACTTGATGAACTGAGCATAGGCTTGACCAGCTTCGCTGGGAGACTTCGCCACTTTGGGACAATTCCAGTAATCTTCTTCACTTCCATCAAGTGGGTCTGATAGCCATATCTCCCAATCGGGCATACCCAAAAAGTAGGCAACTATATTTTTAGTAGCAATACCTTTACCGCCCCCGGTTGCACTCATAATTCTGAGTGTAGGTTTGCCCTTTGATTTATGATCAGTTGCCTTGAAAATTTCATCACCAAATAAAGACGCGGGAACTAAGCCAAGTTTGTAAATAGTTTCATCATTTAAAGGCTTGGGGCGTTCGCGGCGATACTTCAAAATAATGCGATCGGTGGTGGGGTCGTGGAAACATGAGCTAATTTCAAATATCCCGACTACCCTACAAATCTCCAATTTAGACTCAACTATCCTTTGTGCGATCGCTTCACCTTGTAGGCTTTTGGGATACTCAAAGCCTACTGTTACCAACTCTTCACCCTCACTAAAGCCTAATCCCTTAAGGGGAATCTCTAAATGATTCCACACCCACTCAGTGATTAAGTTTGTAGCTTTGCCGTTTAGGTCTACCCCAAAATCTTTGTACTCTGGGGTTGTCAGTCCATCGGCAATAGTCTGTTCCAATATCCGCACTCGTAGCTCTAAGCTGTCCTTAAGGTCGATTAGTGCCTCAATCGCTTCATCTTTTTTAGCGATCGCCCCTTGGTGGTGAGATTGGTATTGAGAGTGTGTAGACAGCAAAGTATGCCGTTGCATCTGGTGCAAATCGTAGACTTCCTTCATCATCGATTGCATCTCTTCCAATAGGCTGAAAGCTTGAGAAGTAAGGTCAAACTCTTTACCTACTTCGTCTTTAATTAACTGTGATTTTTTGGCTGCAAACTCCTGTGTAAGCTCGTTGTCTAAACGGGTTGAGAAAGTCGTCTGAAACTCTTGTAACTCTGCTTCCTTCTCACCACATAAATCAGTTAAAATTTTTACCTCACCTTCTAACTCACCAATTTTAATTAAAAGGCGATCGCGCTCAGAGGTGAGGTTTTTTACAGTTCCGTTTGCGCCTTGTAAATCTAATTTGAGGGTAGCCAGTTCTGATTTAAGAGCAAATATAGTTTGCAATGCAGTTTCTCTGGCTGTTTGTAGGTCAGATACGAGTTTTTCAGAAGTCTGCAAAAGTGCTTTGAGTTTTATATTTTCATTTTGCAATTCGTAAAGTTTGCTGTTTAAATCAAGGCGAACTCGCCCCAGTTTAGTATCGTATACAAAAGCTACTAAACCACCTCCAAATAGCGCACCACCGGAACTTAAACCTATGGACAGTGCGAGATTACGACCGGACGAGCCTAATAGCAGTCCACCTACTAAACCTAGACCAGAAGCAACGGCGATTTGTGAAAACTTTGATAATTTAGCCATGATTTGAAACTCCTTTTAAATGTGTAAGTAAGGTAGAGCGATCGCCCTACCGTTTTAAAACTACGCAACCTTAGAACCGTTTAGACTTTTGATAAAATCTAGTGTTTGTGACTGCGCTTGTAGTGCTTCGTGGTAGGCTTTTTCAGCCTTAGATTTCTGCTTAGATAGTGTTGCCTCATTCTCAGCTAATGTGTAAGGTAAAGCGGCTTGTTTGGTAGCAGTTTTATGGGACTGAGCAACGTAATCAACGCCTTTCTCAAGTGTGATTTTTTGCTGTTTTTGTAGTTCGAGAAATTGCTGATAAACCTTTTCAATCTCGGATTGTGCAGCTAAACCAGAACCAAAGGCTTTAGCTTTTTCTGCTAAGGCTTTGAATTGGCTACCAGCGTATTTGTTTGCCCAGATAATCAGTTCGTTGTACCTGATTCCACCTTCAAATTCTGATTTAGCTTTATCAAATTCTGAGAGGGTAGCTTGGTTTTTTATGCCAGGGTTCTTAACATCGGTGACTGCTGCTAAGTCGGGACTGTGAACCTGGGAAGCGATCGCATTTAAATCACTTCTTTCAAATCCTGGAATGCTTACCG
This genomic interval carries:
- a CDS encoding ParM/StbA family protein; the protein is MSTKEHGNRKHFYAGFDNGYGSVKLQIDDHSLVRIPSYISQEDMEDVAGRVVVDGKAYTVGESAYRSGATFNANSDHNDNKINNAKITLLGAIAHLPYRRSWELKLVTSLHDASLGDRLKEVLEGEFNPILAGKESTVKVEVLKVVPEGMGVLVGRKLPERLTVLDFGNGTTLYSRYFKGKREVHTPYPNGVQSLIELLTVAMKPLNGGKLGIPAKIRYALENGHTKYSSQIDFKSVYLTTVKDWLSQSLRQPLEQATESKHEGDEVWCIGGGCLLPGVGKLLEKKGFILLENPVDANVNGLLALAKKVG